A portion of the Salinigranum marinum genome contains these proteins:
- a CDS encoding AAA family ATPase, which produces MSSTTSDDADSQPDEQAVLSHLVRRLLQREGGQIPLERVTLRVSDYVDIGEQAAADLIDEGVDAGIYTLERGAGGTTTITGVTPHGPEPEVIVAAFGAAVDTPDFTIISVVTESIDEALREAGYETFADLANAGVDDLVGLTGTLTESRAAAILQEAPQHVPVGTRLASAAAQRYARRLDSETDRGVARVVDLATTDVAVGEPVYRTDDLDPDALEAQYVSAIGRNADDPVATGLHLLDDPDHPDVPKAATHPDAGDDALSVDDAGPVVPPAVPIEPRLQLPLDELLAKKLARGLVPVRLVGPRGSGKNYLIKYLCHETNRGYVSIDCDEATHTEDLFGPLTPTEDGLIVPRTGPAKQALLNGSVLVLNEFPVMRAGAAMSLHRLLNEGKLLVKAHGELVEPHPSARIVITMNPPTREYRDSEPMNSATRGRFRALEQPYIQDVEVELDTLDAQVNSGSIVVDRGTLRKIVQFAHQTRQNENWPTLSTRNLVVVCEHIEDGAAPKAAVKNEVWAVAEPNQYPGDTYETLDDYL; this is translated from the coding sequence ACATCGGCGAGCAGGCCGCCGCAGACCTCATCGACGAGGGTGTCGACGCCGGAATCTACACGCTGGAGCGAGGTGCGGGTGGAACGACGACGATCACCGGCGTCACTCCCCACGGTCCCGAACCCGAAGTCATCGTCGCGGCCTTCGGGGCCGCGGTGGATACGCCCGACTTCACCATCATCAGCGTCGTCACCGAGAGCATCGATGAAGCCCTCCGGGAGGCGGGCTACGAGACGTTCGCGGACCTCGCTAACGCCGGTGTCGACGACCTCGTCGGGCTGACCGGGACGCTCACCGAAAGTCGGGCGGCAGCCATCCTCCAGGAGGCACCACAGCACGTCCCCGTCGGGACTCGTCTCGCATCTGCAGCCGCCCAGCGGTATGCCCGGCGGCTCGACAGCGAGACGGACCGTGGCGTGGCGCGGGTAGTCGACCTCGCGACCACCGATGTCGCCGTGGGCGAACCGGTCTACCGAACAGATGATCTCGATCCCGACGCTCTCGAGGCGCAGTACGTCAGCGCGATTGGTCGTAACGCCGACGATCCAGTAGCGACCGGCCTCCACCTCCTCGACGATCCAGATCATCCTGACGTGCCGAAAGCAGCGACTCACCCCGACGCCGGCGACGACGCGCTCTCCGTCGACGACGCCGGCCCGGTCGTCCCGCCGGCTGTTCCCATCGAACCGCGACTCCAACTCCCGCTCGATGAACTGCTCGCGAAGAAACTCGCTCGAGGGTTGGTCCCCGTCCGTCTCGTCGGGCCGCGCGGCTCAGGAAAGAACTACCTGATCAAGTACCTCTGCCACGAGACAAACCGGGGATACGTCTCCATCGACTGTGACGAGGCGACCCACACCGAGGACCTGTTCGGGCCGCTCACGCCGACCGAGGACGGGCTGATCGTCCCTCGAACCGGGCCCGCCAAGCAGGCACTGCTGAACGGATCGGTCTTGGTGCTCAACGAGTTCCCCGTGATGCGGGCCGGCGCCGCGATGTCGCTGCATCGCCTGCTCAACGAGGGGAAACTACTGGTGAAGGCTCACGGCGAGCTGGTCGAGCCACACCCCTCTGCGCGGATCGTGATCACGATGAATCCGCCGACGCGGGAGTACCGCGACTCAGAGCCGATGAACTCTGCCACCCGAGGGCGGTTCAGGGCGCTCGAACAGCCCTACATCCAGGACGTCGAGGTCGAACTCGACACGCTGGATGCTCAGGTCAACAGCGGCTCCATTGTGGTCGACAGAGGCACTCTCAGAAAAATCGTCCAGTTCGCCCACCAGACTCGCCAGAACGAGAACTGGCCGACGCTGTCGACCCGGAACCTCGTGGTCGTCTGTGAACACATCGAGGACGGCGCCGCGCCGAAGGCCGCGGTGAAAAACGAGGTGTGGGCGGTTGCTGAACCGAATCAGTATCCCGGAGATACCTACGAAACGCTCGACGATTATCTGTGA
- a CDS encoding DUF7342 family protein, giving the protein MSEKQPAWPAGMDAAERVRHVALTRTTPRNAGWIATEADVSRDTAVKYLSRMAEQGDLEVVETAEGTCYKPDPVTQFLDEVRDLAETHSQEELTAELRDIADEIDRWKREFDVESLAELRQSVGNDDLSAEQRRERLDVVEGWEYDVEVREAVRLAIGLTESLTELGAGTDPGYTPDSHLQEG; this is encoded by the coding sequence ATGAGTGAGAAACAGCCGGCCTGGCCAGCGGGGATGGACGCCGCCGAGCGCGTCCGACACGTCGCGCTCACCCGGACGACGCCACGGAATGCCGGGTGGATCGCGACTGAAGCCGACGTCTCCCGCGATACGGCCGTGAAGTACCTCTCGCGGATGGCCGAGCAGGGAGATCTCGAGGTCGTCGAGACGGCCGAGGGGACCTGTTACAAGCCAGATCCCGTCACCCAGTTCCTCGACGAGGTCCGCGACCTCGCGGAAACACACTCGCAGGAAGAACTCACCGCGGAACTCCGAGACATCGCCGACGAGATTGACCGCTGGAAGCGCGAGTTCGACGTGGAGTCGCTCGCTGAACTCCGCCAGTCGGTCGGCAACGACGATCTCTCGGCCGAGCAACGCCGCGAGCGGCTCGACGTCGTCGAGGGATGGGAGTACGACGTCGAGGTGCGTGAGGCGGTCCGGCTGGCCATCGGGCTCACCGAGTCGCTCACCGAACTCGGCGCGGGGACGGACCCAGGATACACCCCAGACAGTCACCTCCAAGAAGGCTGA
- a CDS encoding VWA domain-containing protein, which yields MLDRSGSMRNGDPPKIEVATRAVARLAVAAEGLGIRVAIIDFIDGQARLAKPFAVETRHVQTTLLDTDCGGGTPLAEAIGLARTIVDTQRDEPLIITITDDRPSDVEAVKRELRGSYAPVCSLTVATDCGPGTLAPDAMELAPYYERQAAVYDIDAIDDRLDQFASLLTGI from the coding sequence GTGTTGGACCGGTCGGGCTCGATGCGTAACGGCGATCCCCCGAAGATAGAGGTGGCCACCCGGGCGGTCGCCCGGCTCGCCGTCGCTGCCGAAGGCTTGGGGATTCGTGTCGCCATCATCGACTTCATCGACGGTCAGGCCCGTCTCGCGAAACCGTTCGCCGTCGAGACGCGTCACGTCCAGACGACGCTCCTCGATACCGACTGTGGTGGCGGGACGCCCCTGGCCGAGGCGATCGGCCTCGCCCGGACGATCGTGGACACCCAGCGTGACGAGCCGTTGATCATCACCATCACTGATGACCGCCCGAGCGACGTCGAGGCCGTCAAACGCGAACTCCGAGGCTCGTATGCGCCGGTGTGTTCGCTAACGGTCGCGACTGACTGTGGACCGGGGACGCTGGCACCAGATGCAATGGAGTTGGCCCCGTACTACGAGCGGCAAGCAGCGGTATACGATATAGACGCCATCGATGATCGCCTCGATCAGTTCGCGAGTCTCCTCACCGGAATATGA